AAAAATGTTTTCGGCAACCGACAGATCCGGTATTAACGAAAATTCCTGATAAATAATACTGATTCCCAGTTTTTTACTGTCATGGGTGGTCTTTATATTTACCTCTCTATTATCAACAAAGATTTTCCCGGAATCTTTCAAATGGGCACCCGAAAGAATTTTCATAAGGGTGGATTTTCCCGCACCATTCTGGCCTACAACAGCATGGATTTCGCCCGGTTCAACCTTGAATGTAACATCCTTTAAGGCTGAAATACCACCAAAAGATTTGCAAATATTCTGTAGTTCTACCTGGCTCATGATGGCATCCTATATACTTGAATCATCCTTTCACTTTCGTTGACGTTGAATTTCAATTTCTCCGTACTGTATAAAACTGTGGTCATAATGGACGGTTTTAAAACAATGCGTCGGGATCATAATATTCGTCGACATTATCTTTTGTAATTAATACGGCAGGTGTATGGATTACTTTATCCACCTGTTCCCCATCCAAATGTTTAACAACCGCTTCAACCACCAATCTGGCCAATTCCTCGGGACTGTTGAGTGCAGTTGCGCCGTATTCTCCTTCCTTGATTAGCTCGAGCGCTTCCTTCTGACCATCAAAACCTACCACCATGATATCTTCCGATTTACCTGATTCATTGATTGCTTTTAATGCGCCCATTCCCATTGCATCATTTTCAGCTACCAGGAGATTGACATTGGGATGGGATACCAAAATATCTTCCATGGCTTCCAATCCACCTATATGGGTCCAGTTACCCCAACCCTGGAAAACAATTTTTAAATCAGCATTCCCCTGGGTTATCAACTGGGTTTCTACAAACCCCCTGACAAAACCAAGCCTCTTTTCTCTGCCTACGGGATTACCCTGACTACCACTTATCATGGCTAAATTAATATCTTTACCGGACATTTGATTAACCACCCATTCTCCTATCAATTCACCATTGCCTTCATTGGATGCCTGAACACTGGTAATATATTTGGCATCGGGGTCAATGCGGCTGTCTACTATGAATACAGGGACACCAGATTCCGCAGCGGAGTTGACGGCAGGGACCAAAGCCTTATGATCGAGTGGGTTCAGTATTAAAACATCCACTCCTGTTGTAAGCAAGTCCTCCATGGAAGTAATCTGCTGAATGATATCGTCCTGCCCGTCAGCCATCACAAAATTCATCCCGTAGCGTTTCGAATATTCCTCAATGTATTGAGATAATACTACATAAAAAGGAGCATTGAGAGACGGGGTCACGTAACCGATTTTAATATCTGACAGATTGATGCTGTATTGTATGGTATCGGCCTCTTTGCCGGCGTCTTTTGATTTTTCTGAAACTGTGCCGGTACCACATCTAATGAAACCAAGGGAGATGAAGCTCAGGTAAAACACAAGAAGAGATCTTGCCATGTAAAAGGTGATCAATTTATTCATGTTTGGAAAATCTTTAAGAATTATAGGTACTTCTCAAGTTCCAAAAATTCGGGTTATTAATTATTTCAAATGTAAGATTTGATATTTGAATTCACAAGGGTGCTTTTTAAAAAAATAAAATTAAAAACTAACCGAAGTCTGATTGAAAAATTCCCGTTAAATTATACCTTTGTGAGAATATTGGAAAAAGCATAATGTAGCATGCAGAATTTCGTTGTTTCAGCAAGAAAGTACAGACCGACAACATTTGATACAGTTGTCGGGCAGTCGTCTATCACCACAACCTTAAAAAATGCCATCCGGAACAATCATGTGGCGCAGGCTTATTTATTTTGTGGACCAAGGGGAGTTGGGAAGACCACCATAGCCAGAATTTTTGCCAAAACCATCAACTGTCAGAATCTGGGTGAAGATCTTCAGCCTTGTGATGAATGTGAATCCTGCAAGGCATTCAACCAGCACCGCTCCACCAATATCCATGAATTAGACGCAGCTTCCAATAATACAGTGGACAACATCCGTTCGCTCATCGATCAGGTTAGAATTCCGCCACAGTTAGGCAAATACAGCATCTATATCATTGATGAGGTACACATGCTTTCCGCCTCTGCTTTTAATGCTTTCCTGAAAACCCTGGAAGAGCCCCCGCCGCATGCCATTTTCATATTGGCAACCACTGAAAAACACAAGATTATTCCTACCATTCTGAGCCGTTGCCAGATCTTTGACTTCAACCGGATTAAAGTGGAGGAGATGGTTCAGTTTCTCGAGCGTATTTCTCAGAAAGAAGGCGTTCAGTATGAAAGGGATGCATTGACCATAATCGCCCAGAAGGCCGATGGCGCTATGCGTGATGCTTTGTCTATATATGATCAGGTAGTTAGTTTTTCAGATGACCAGATTACCTACCCGAAGGTCATTGAAAATTTGAACGTTTTGGATTTTGACTACTATTTCCGTTTGACAGATGCTTTTATGGAAGGCAATCATGCGGAAGCCCTGGTGATTTTTAATGAGATCCTTGAAAAGGGATTTGATGCCCATCAGTTTATTAATGGGCTGAGCAAGCATTTCCGTGATCTTTTGATTACCAAAGATGAAAAAACGCTCGAACTTTTGGAGGTTGGAGCAGGAATCAGGGAGAAGTATAAAGATCAGTCATCCAGAGCTAGCGTGGATTTCCTTATCCGGGCTTTGAATGTGGTGAACCAATATGATGTGAGTTATCGTACCAGCATGAATCAGCGTCTTCATGTAGAACTGGCCATGATTGATCTGTGTAATCTGGACAGCGCAAAAAAAAAAGCACCTGAAGAACGGGAGTCAGGCGGGGAAGTAGAGAAAAAAGATGTAACGGAAGGTAAGAAAAGCGAAAAGATTAAGGAGAGCCTTAACAAGAAGGCTCAAAAAACTCAACCATCAGAGGAATCTCATCAGAGCCAACAGCCGGTGTCATTTTCCATTAACAGTGCCTTGAAGAAGGATAAAGGCAGTCATACAGAAACCGGCGAAACGCAAACGAAATCCTCCGAACAACAGGATGCTGAAGCAAAAAGTACTTCACAATCTCCTGACCAAACGGTTGAGGAAGGAGAGGCACTGAATCAGTCTGATCTGGAGAAAGCCTGGCAGGAATTTGCCGAAAGTTATAGAGAGAAACCCAGAATATACAACATGCTGCTTTCCAGAAAACCCACATTAGATGAGGATTTAAACGTAAAGTTTTATCTGGAGAACGAGCTGCAAAAAGCACAGTTAGAACGAATCTACAATGAATTGCTTTTTTACCTGAAGAAAGAGCTGGGCAATAACAGCATACATATTCAGGCAGAATTAATTAAGGAGGATCACGATACCAGTAGCCGAAAACTCTATACGGATGAGGAAAAGTACAGCCATCTGGAAAAGAAGAATCAAAACCTGCGTAAATTGAGACAGGATTTTGATCTTGATTTTGATTGATGTTTGTTTGTCAGCATGTTTGATTTTGGCTTGTCCAAATTATGGTTATACCGGATTGATGATCTGAAAAAACCTTGATGTTGTTGAGGAACATGATATTTTGCATATTCAGTTCGAATAATTATTATTAAGTTTACCCTTTCTGAAACAAAAATACATTAGCTATGAGCAATATAGACTGGAGCAACTTACCATTTGGCTATCATAAAACGGAGTATAACATCCGTTGCTATTTTAGTGATGGAGAATGGGGAGAGTTGGAAGTTTCCTCTTCCGAGTATCTGAATATCCACATGGCGGCCACTGCTTTGCACTATGGGCAGCAGGTCTTTGAGGGAATGAAGGCATATAGGGGGAAACATGGGGATATCAGGATCTTTCGATGGGAAGAAAATCTTAAAAGAATGCAAAGATCGGCCCGGGGGATACTCATGGAACCTGTGCCTAAAAAGATATTCAGGGAAGCCATATTCAAGGCTGTTAAATTAAATGAAAAATGGTTGCCTCCCTATGGAACTGGCGCGGCGTTGTATATCCGGCCATTATTGCTTGGCTCCGGTGCTGAGATTGGGGTAAAACCTACAGAAGAATATTTATTTATGGTATTTGTAACCCCTGTGGGTCCCTATTTTAAGGAGGGATTCAACCCCATCAAAATTGCCATAGTCAGGGATTCAGACCGAACTGCACCTTTAGGTACCGGTATGTATAAGGTAGGCGGAAATTATGCTGCCAGTCTGCCGGGTATCAACAGAGCCAAGAGCGAAGGATACACCCAGCCCCTTTATCTGGACGCCAAAGAAAAGAAATATATTGATGAGATAGGAGCTGCCAATTTTTTCGGTATCAAGGATAATACATACATTACACCGGACTCCGGTTCTATATTGCCTTCGATTACCAATAAGAGTATCATGGAAATGGCCCCTGACCTGGGATTGAAAGTGGAAAAAAGGCCTGTGCCGGTAGAAGAGCTGAGTTCTTTTGAAGAGGTAGGTGCCTGCGGCACTGCGGCCATCATTGCACCTATTGGAGAGATCAAGGATTTGAATGAAGGACATACTTATACTTACTCAAAAGACGGTAAACCGGGACCCATCTCTACCAAATTATACAAGAAACTGCTGGCCATTCAGTATGGTGAGGAAGAAGATCCCTATGGCTGGGTGGAAAGCCTGGAATAAATATTCGTAGGTAAGCTTAAAGAGTAGATAAGAGGATAATATAAAATCTCAAGTAACAAGCACCAAATAACAAACAAAATGCAATATCCAAATTCCAATGTTCTAAACACGCTGAATTAAAGTTAATGCTTGTATTCTGGGGTGTTTGAAATTTCAGTATTGGAATTTGTTATTTATTTGTTATTTGAAATTTGTTATTTGGAATTTCTAAACCTATCCCTAGTTTAGAGTTCATCTAAAAAGATTTTTATTTTAAGCTATTACTCCCGAACCCAAAAGCTCCCCGTCGACATACCAAACTGCAAATTGGCCGGGGGTGACACCACGTTGGGGTTGATCAAATATAATGTACGCACCCTCTTCTTTCATGAGAAGCTTTCCTTTTTGGAGCGGCTGTCGGTAACGAATCCTGAAATCCATAATTTGTTCTTCTCCCGGTTGCAGTTGTAGATCGGGTCTTAACCAATGAATGTCAATCCTTTCAATAAAAAGGCCCTTTCTATAGAGCCCTGGGTGGTTTTTTCCTTCACCTACATATACAATATTGTTTTCCGTATCTGTGGCCAATACATAAAGCGGTTCTTTGGTACCGCCCACATTCAGGCCTTTTCTCTGACCAATGGTGAAATAATGGGCACCCTGGTGCTCGCCCACCTTTTTTCCTCCGATCTTTCTAAAGTCATAAGCCCGGCAAAGCATGCGCAAATTATCGGGTGGGGTCTCCAGCTTTTCTTCACGGAGCGGTTTCAAAGGAATTTTTATGATGTTGCCTCTTTTGGGAGCCAGCTTTTGCTGAAGAAACTGCGGCAGGTCTACCTTCCCCACAAAGCAAATGCCCTGAGAGTCTCTGCGGTCTGCTGTTGGAAGTCCCAGTGATGCGGCCAGTTCCCTGCACTGCGATTTATATAGATCCCCCAGGGGAAATAATGCTCTGGCAAGCTGCTGCTGAGATATCTGACAGAGAAAGTAGCTCTGCTCCTTATTGTCATCGATTCCTGCAAGGAGGGAGTGAATCGTTTTTCCGTTCTGCTCTGTACTCTTTTTTTTGCAATAATGACCCGTAGCAATATAATCGCTGCCCAGCTTTTCGGCTTCCCGCGCGAAAAGGTCAAATTTAACTTCCCTGTTGCATAGTACATCAGGATTTGGGGTTCTTCCCCTTTTGTACTCTGCGAACATATAATTCACAACCTTTTCCCGGTATTCTTTGCTGAAATCCACGAAATGCAAAGGTATTTCCAGTTTTTTGGCAGTCATCTCCGCAAATCTCAGGTCATCTTCCCAGTGACAACTGCTTGTCAATACACCCTGCTGATCTTCCCAGTTTTTCATAAATAATCCTTTCACCTCATATCCTTCCTTTTTAAGAAGGTATGCAGCTATGCTGGAATCTACCCCGCCTGACAGACCAACAACCACTGTTTTACTCATGCTTCAGATTTTGATTCAAAATTATTAAAATCACTTTCCCAATTTGAATGTAACGGATCTTTTCCTGATGAAAGTACCTTAACCAAATAAATGATATACTACATTAAATATTGTCCGATCCTTTTTGATTTAAATTAAAAAATTCTAATTTTGCGGCTCATTAAATGTTTAATATTAAATCACTAATTTTTAAATCATGGTAAAACATTATGAAACCGTTTTCATTGCAACTCCCGTTTTGTCTGAAGATCAGATGAAGGAAGCGGTTGAAAAGTTCAGGAACATCCTCCGGAAAAATAATGCAGAGATTGTTCATGAAGAAGATTGGGGCCTGAGAAAACTGGCTTATCCCATCGAAAAAAAGTCAACCGGTTTTTATCATTTGATTGAATATGAAGCAGAAGGAGAGACAATTGAGAATCTTGAAATTGAGTTTAAGCGTGATGAGCGTATACTTCGCTTTTTAACCGTTAAAATGGATAAATACGCTGTTGAATACGCCGAAAAGAAACGCAGGGAAAAAAGTACCGAGACCCAAAAAGGTAGTGAACAAAAAACAAAGGAGGAATAAGTCATGGCACAACAAAATCAGTCAGAAGTAAGATATCTCAATCCTCCGGCAATTGATATCAGGAAAAAGAAATTTTGCTGGTTCAGAAGGCACAAAATAAAATATGTGGATTATAAGAATCCTGATTTTCTGAAAAAGTTTTTAAATGAACAGGGTAAAATACTCCCGAGAAGAATTACCGGCACGTCACAGAAATATCAGCGCAGGGTGACCAGAGCTGTTAAGCGTGCCCGTCATTTGGCGTTGTTGCCCTATGTAACCGATATGTTAAAATAATAATGGTCAAGTCATGGAAATCATACTAAAACAAGACGTTGAGAATTTGGGTCATAAGAACGACATTGTGACTGTTAAGGATGGATATGCCAATAATTATCTTATACCTAAAGGAATGGCTATAACGGCCACACCTTCTGCCAGGAAGATGTATGAAGAAATTGCCAGGCAAAGGGCACATAAAGAACAACAGGAAAAAGAGAAGGCAGAAGAGTTGGCAAAGAAACTGGAAGGTTTGAATCTGGTTATTGGTGCTAAAACCAGTTCAAAAGGAAAGATCTTTGGTTCGGTGAATACCCTTCAGATAGCTGAAGAACTTAAGAAGCAGGGAATTGAAGTTGACAGAAAGAATATTGAGATCAAAGATGAACCCATTAAAGAAGTAGGTACTTATACGGCTACTGTAAAACTTCACCGGGATGTAAGCGAAGATATAACCTTTGAGGTTAAGGGAGAATAACATTACCTGAGGTTAATAGCTTGTAGGCTAACGCCTTGGATTTTTTTTTCAGCCTTCGGTATAATTTTTATCGGAGGCTGTTTTTTTGATAGATTTGTGTATAGAGTCTAATCAAAATACCGGAGTTTATGGAATGCAAACAAGAACAAAATCAAGAGATATGCAACTGTACCTATCCCTGTGACAAGAAAGGTATATGTTGTGAGTGTCTTCATAGCCACCGGCGTATGGGTGAGTTACCTGCTTGCTTTTTTCCTGAGGATGTAGAAAAAACTTATGACCGCTCCATTGAAAATTTTGTGAGGATCTTTCAGGAACGCAGTGCCTGGTGGAGTTAATGCTTCGGCAAGGGGTATTATACTTGAAACCGGAAAAATCTGAATCTGATAATGAGGATTTCTGAAAATATCAGCTTGAATTATTTTTTCGGGAACCTCATTATCAGATTCTAAAGCCAATGTGTCGTCTTGACCCTTTTATTCATTAATCTCCCTCAATCCATGAAAGAATTTTTTTATCGTTTGGTTTGGTTTTGGAATACAGCACATCTACCAGTTCCCCGTTTTCATTGATCAAATATTTCTGAAAATTCCATTGCACATTGCTGTCCATTTCTCCGTTAAATTTTGCCATAGTAAGCCACTTGTAAACAGGATGCTGATCTTCCCCTTTTACCGAGATCTTTGACATCATGGGAAAGGTAACTCCGTAATTTTTCTTGCAGAACTGCTTGATCTCCTCATCCGACCCGGGTTCCTGGTTGGCAAAATTGTTGGCAGGAAAACCGATTACTGTAAAGTCTTCATTGCCATATTTTTCATATAAGTTTTGCAAACCTTCATATTGTGGGGTGTATCCACATTCTGAAGCGGTGTTTACCACAAGCACTTTCTTGCCTTTCAGGTTTGAAAGGTCTAACGTGTTGCCGTCGATGTCCTCGACGATAAAGTCGTGAAAATTCTTATTTTCGAGCTTCTTTTCATCTTGCGAATGACCGGAAAATGCGATTAACATGGCAAAAATTGTAATTAATAAAGTTTTCATAGTCGTATTGTTTTTTTGGTTTATACAAAGTAACAATACAACCGGAGGTTTTGTTCGAACTGCCGGAGGTATTGAAATGACAGGAGAAAATTTAACGGGTAATTCTTAGGCTCTTGAAATTATATTACTAAATTTAAGCCATTTTGAGTTTTAAACAGGAACAGCTATGAAGAATAATTTTTTTATCACAGGATTACCAAGGTCCAGGACAAGCTGGCTTGCCAATTTTTTTACTTACAACAATTCATTTTGTTACCATGAGGCTACGCGTTTCTGTTCCAATATCCAGGATCTTAATGAACTGATGCGGAGTCATGAGGCAAGAAATATAGGGGATGCTGATCCGGCGCTTCTATATCTGATGGATGACCTTAAGAAGATTTTTCCCCATTCCAGGGTAGTGCTGGTTGAAAGGGAATTGCATGAGACCATTGACAGTTTCATAGATTTTTATACCAGCTATGAGTATAAGCGGATCCAGGAGTGGATAGAGGGTTTGTTTGAGATCATGGAACAAATTAAGCAAAGGTATGAGGTAAAAACAGTGGCCCACGATGATCTGAACCATATGGAAACCTGCCGGGAAGTCTGGGAATATCTTTTACCTGAGGAACCATTCGACATTAAACGCTGGAATCTGCTGGATGAGCTCTATATCAACAAGCTCATCGACAAACACTCCACCCATGTGATGAAGAAAAGCATTTATCATAAGTATATTAAGTATTATTAGCCAGAGATCATGG
This DNA window, taken from Bacteroidales bacterium, encodes the following:
- a CDS encoding substrate-binding domain-containing protein, which codes for MNKLITFYMARSLLVFYLSFISLGFIRCGTGTVSEKSKDAGKEADTIQYSINLSDIKIGYVTPSLNAPFYVVLSQYIEEYSKRYGMNFVMADGQDDIIQQITSMEDLLTTGVDVLILNPLDHKALVPAVNSAAESGVPVFIVDSRIDPDAKYITSVQASNEGNGELIGEWVVNQMSGKDINLAMISGSQGNPVGREKRLGFVRGFVETQLITQGNADLKIVFQGWGNWTHIGGLEAMEDILVSHPNVNLLVAENDAMGMGALKAINESGKSEDIMVVGFDGQKEALELIKEGEYGATALNSPEELARLVVEAVVKHLDGEQVDKVIHTPAVLITKDNVDEYYDPDALF
- a CDS encoding DNA polymerase III subunit gamma/tau; protein product: MQNFVVSARKYRPTTFDTVVGQSSITTTLKNAIRNNHVAQAYLFCGPRGVGKTTIARIFAKTINCQNLGEDLQPCDECESCKAFNQHRSTNIHELDAASNNTVDNIRSLIDQVRIPPQLGKYSIYIIDEVHMLSASAFNAFLKTLEEPPPHAIFILATTEKHKIIPTILSRCQIFDFNRIKVEEMVQFLERISQKEGVQYERDALTIIAQKADGAMRDALSIYDQVVSFSDDQITYPKVIENLNVLDFDYYFRLTDAFMEGNHAEALVIFNEILEKGFDAHQFINGLSKHFRDLLITKDEKTLELLEVGAGIREKYKDQSSRASVDFLIRALNVVNQYDVSYRTSMNQRLHVELAMIDLCNLDSAKKKAPEERESGGEVEKKDVTEGKKSEKIKESLNKKAQKTQPSEESHQSQQPVSFSINSALKKDKGSHTETGETQTKSSEQQDAEAKSTSQSPDQTVEEGEALNQSDLEKAWQEFAESYREKPRIYNMLLSRKPTLDEDLNVKFYLENELQKAQLERIYNELLFYLKKELGNNSIHIQAELIKEDHDTSSRKLYTDEEKYSHLEKKNQNLRKLRQDFDLDFD
- a CDS encoding branched-chain amino acid aminotransferase, which produces MSNIDWSNLPFGYHKTEYNIRCYFSDGEWGELEVSSSEYLNIHMAATALHYGQQVFEGMKAYRGKHGDIRIFRWEENLKRMQRSARGILMEPVPKKIFREAIFKAVKLNEKWLPPYGTGAALYIRPLLLGSGAEIGVKPTEEYLFMVFVTPVGPYFKEGFNPIKIAIVRDSDRTAPLGTGMYKVGGNYAASLPGINRAKSEGYTQPLYLDAKEKKYIDEIGAANFFGIKDNTYITPDSGSILPSITNKSIMEMAPDLGLKVEKRPVPVEELSSFEEVGACGTAAIIAPIGEIKDLNEGHTYTYSKDGKPGPISTKLYKKLLAIQYGEEEDPYGWVESLE
- the mnmA gene encoding tRNA 2-thiouridine(34) synthase MnmA; translation: MSKTVVVGLSGGVDSSIAAYLLKKEGYEVKGLFMKNWEDQQGVLTSSCHWEDDLRFAEMTAKKLEIPLHFVDFSKEYREKVVNYMFAEYKRGRTPNPDVLCNREVKFDLFAREAEKLGSDYIATGHYCKKKSTEQNGKTIHSLLAGIDDNKEQSYFLCQISQQQLARALFPLGDLYKSQCRELAASLGLPTADRRDSQGICFVGKVDLPQFLQQKLAPKRGNIIKIPLKPLREEKLETPPDNLRMLCRAYDFRKIGGKKVGEHQGAHYFTIGQRKGLNVGGTKEPLYVLATDTENNIVYVGEGKNHPGLYRKGLFIERIDIHWLRPDLQLQPGEEQIMDFRIRYRQPLQKGKLLMKEEGAYIIFDQPQRGVTPGQFAVWYVDGELLGSGVIA
- a CDS encoding 30S ribosomal protein S6; its protein translation is MVKHYETVFIATPVLSEDQMKEAVEKFRNILRKNNAEIVHEEDWGLRKLAYPIEKKSTGFYHLIEYEAEGETIENLEIEFKRDERILRFLTVKMDKYAVEYAEKKRREKSTETQKGSEQKTKEE
- the rpsR gene encoding 30S ribosomal protein S18, whose amino-acid sequence is MAQQNQSEVRYLNPPAIDIRKKKFCWFRRHKIKYVDYKNPDFLKKFLNEQGKILPRRITGTSQKYQRRVTRAVKRARHLALLPYVTDMLK
- the rplI gene encoding 50S ribosomal protein L9 is translated as MEIILKQDVENLGHKNDIVTVKDGYANNYLIPKGMAITATPSARKMYEEIARQRAHKEQQEKEKAEELAKKLEGLNLVIGAKTSSKGKIFGSVNTLQIAEELKKQGIEVDRKNIEIKDEPIKEVGTYTATVKLHRDVSEDITFEVKGE
- a CDS encoding glutathione peroxidase, giving the protein MKTLLITIFAMLIAFSGHSQDEKKLENKNFHDFIVEDIDGNTLDLSNLKGKKVLVVNTASECGYTPQYEGLQNLYEKYGNEDFTVIGFPANNFANQEPGSDEEIKQFCKKNYGVTFPMMSKISVKGEDQHPVYKWLTMAKFNGEMDSNVQWNFQKYLINENGELVDVLYSKTKPNDKKILSWIEGD